One window of the Terriglobales bacterium genome contains the following:
- a CDS encoding pyridoxal phosphate-dependent aminotransferase, with the protein MARTTQTELRLARRMARLGTETAFEVLVRARALEAKGRDVIHLEIGEPDFDTPVNIVEAGVDALQSGWTHYGPAAGLPELRQAIAEEVSRTRHVSVSPDEVVVVPGGKPIIFFSILALVEEGDEVIYPNPGYPIYESMIEFLGATPVPIRLREEMDFRLDVDEFASLITDRTRLVILNSPQNPTGGMLEEGDLRALARAIGDRDIMVLSDEIYSRLIFDGQHHSILSLDGWKDRVILLDGFSKTYAMTGWRMGYGVMRADLATQVARLQTNATSCTASFTQVAGIEALRGDQSSVGKMCDEFRRRRDVVVERLNRIPGFTCRTPRGAFYVFPNITGTGWPSKKLADALLEEAGVAVLSGTAFGKFGEGYLRLSIANSIENLEKALDRIEDWTKKKKV; encoded by the coding sequence ATGGCTCGCACCACGCAAACCGAGTTGCGCCTGGCCCGTCGTATGGCACGGTTGGGCACCGAAACGGCCTTCGAGGTGCTGGTGAGGGCCCGCGCGCTCGAGGCCAAGGGTCGCGATGTCATTCACTTGGAGATCGGCGAGCCGGACTTCGATACGCCGGTCAACATCGTCGAAGCGGGTGTGGATGCCCTGCAGAGTGGCTGGACCCACTACGGGCCCGCGGCCGGACTGCCCGAACTGCGCCAGGCCATCGCAGAAGAAGTCAGCCGCACCCGGCACGTCTCTGTCTCGCCGGACGAAGTGGTGGTAGTACCCGGGGGCAAGCCCATTATTTTCTTCAGCATCCTGGCATTGGTTGAAGAAGGAGATGAGGTCATCTATCCCAACCCGGGCTACCCCATCTACGAGTCTATGATCGAGTTCCTGGGCGCGACGCCGGTGCCCATCCGCCTGCGTGAGGAGATGGACTTCCGCCTGGACGTGGACGAGTTCGCTTCCCTCATCACGGACCGGACCCGACTGGTCATCCTGAACTCGCCGCAGAACCCGACCGGCGGCATGCTGGAGGAAGGCGACCTGCGCGCCCTTGCCCGCGCCATCGGCGACCGCGACATCATGGTGCTCTCTGACGAAATCTACAGCCGCTTGATCTTCGACGGTCAGCACCATTCCATCCTTTCGCTCGACGGGTGGAAAGACAGGGTCATCCTGCTGGACGGCTTCTCCAAGACTTACGCCATGACCGGCTGGCGTATGGGATATGGTGTGATGCGCGCCGACCTGGCCACCCAGGTGGCTCGCCTGCAGACCAACGCCACTTCCTGCACTGCCAGCTTTACGCAGGTGGCGGGGATCGAAGCGCTGCGCGGAGACCAAAGCTCGGTGGGCAAGATGTGCGACGAGTTCCGCCGCCGCCGCGATGTCGTTGTGGAGCGCCTCAATCGCATCCCGGGCTTCACCTGTCGCACGCCGCGCGGCGCCTTCTACGTCTTCCCCAACATCACCGGCACAGGCTGGCCCTCCAAGAAACTGGCGGACGCGTTGCTCGAAGAAGCCGGAGTGGCCGTTCTTTCGGGCACCGCGTTCGGCAAATTCGGTGAAGGCTATCTTCGCTTGAGCATCGCCAACTCCATCGAGAACCTCGAAAAGGCCTTGGACCGCATCGAAGACTGGACCAAAAAGAAGAAGGTCTGA
- a CDS encoding transketolase, whose protein sequence is MALVDSKSGKRIRDYSIEELTELANLMRGYDLVVLCAAGSGHAGGTLSILDIVAALYLKVADHDPANPEWEDRDRIIWSAGHKAPALYLGLAFAGFYPPAEVVTLRKLYSPYQGHPHWLKVPGVEVSSGSLGQGLSVAVGVALAGKLKGKDYNTFCIMGDGEQQEGNIWEAVMEAAHYKLEKLIGIVDSNRLQIDGPVAEVMNIEPLEAKYRAFGWEVLRINGHDMSEIIEALETAKAGRGKPVLIIAETVKGKGVSFMENVAGWHGKAPNHEEMLQGLTELGLLDKVPHQDLLEKARRYQVEAEAQLAAKLPKFSRDYWWNAGQTMRVKMEPTRKGFGQSLQENGDDERVVCLGLDISGSITISEFYAGKPERKARWISLGIAEQSATAAAAGLAKEGKLPVFGTYSTFAAARNLDQLRVSVCYGNFNVFVAGAHGGVSVGPDGATHQALEDLFAMCGMPNMVVVVPCDAVETRKASNYLLLQHVGPKFLRFAREATPIVTGPETPFVFGKANVIRLRREANQFADAFETVLASDYPDEQEDLSIVACGPMVPEAMRAAYILKREFGYETRVINLHTLKPIDEAALVRAARETGIVLTAEEHQIGALAWRVSGILTERADLYGLPVLTGAIGVKDRFGESGAPWELIKEFEVSAEHIAHKAAELMRIKRAHACEEHLAAVR, encoded by the coding sequence ATGGCACTTGTGGATTCGAAGTCAGGGAAGCGCATCCGGGACTATTCCATCGAAGAGCTGACCGAGCTGGCCAACCTGATGCGTGGCTATGACTTGGTGGTGCTGTGCGCTGCCGGCTCCGGACATGCTGGTGGAACCCTCTCCATCCTGGACATCGTGGCCGCCCTCTATCTCAAGGTGGCGGACCACGATCCAGCGAATCCTGAATGGGAAGACCGCGACCGCATCATTTGGTCCGCAGGGCACAAGGCGCCGGCGCTTTATCTCGGCCTGGCCTTCGCTGGCTTTTACCCTCCCGCGGAGGTGGTAACGCTCCGCAAGCTGTACTCGCCTTACCAGGGGCACCCGCATTGGCTGAAGGTGCCGGGCGTGGAGGTATCGAGCGGGTCGCTCGGCCAGGGCCTGAGCGTTGCCGTAGGCGTGGCTCTGGCGGGCAAGCTCAAGGGCAAGGATTACAACACTTTCTGCATCATGGGAGACGGCGAGCAGCAGGAAGGCAACATCTGGGAAGCGGTCATGGAAGCGGCTCACTACAAGTTGGAAAAGCTGATTGGCATCGTTGACAGCAACCGGCTGCAGATCGACGGCCCGGTAGCCGAGGTGATGAACATCGAGCCTCTGGAAGCCAAGTACCGCGCCTTTGGCTGGGAGGTGCTGCGCATCAACGGCCACGATATGAGCGAGATCATTGAGGCTTTGGAGACCGCCAAAGCAGGTCGCGGCAAGCCGGTTCTGATCATCGCTGAAACCGTCAAGGGGAAGGGCGTCAGCTTCATGGAGAACGTCGCCGGATGGCACGGCAAGGCTCCCAACCATGAGGAGATGCTGCAGGGCCTGACAGAATTGGGGTTGCTGGACAAGGTCCCGCACCAGGATCTGCTGGAGAAGGCCCGCCGATATCAGGTTGAGGCCGAAGCGCAATTGGCCGCCAAGCTGCCCAAGTTCAGTCGCGACTACTGGTGGAATGCGGGCCAGACCATGCGCGTGAAGATGGAGCCCACGCGCAAGGGCTTCGGGCAGTCCTTGCAAGAGAACGGGGACGACGAGCGCGTGGTCTGCCTCGGCCTGGACATCTCCGGGTCCATCACCATCAGCGAGTTCTACGCCGGCAAGCCGGAGCGCAAAGCGCGCTGGATCAGCCTGGGCATCGCGGAGCAATCTGCCACCGCCGCCGCTGCGGGGCTAGCGAAGGAAGGGAAGCTGCCGGTGTTCGGCACCTACAGCACGTTCGCGGCGGCGAGAAACCTGGATCAATTGCGCGTCTCGGTCTGCTACGGCAACTTCAATGTGTTCGTCGCGGGAGCGCACGGCGGCGTCTCCGTCGGACCCGACGGCGCGACGCATCAGGCCTTGGAGGACCTGTTCGCCATGTGCGGCATGCCCAACATGGTAGTGGTGGTGCCGTGTGACGCGGTCGAGACTAGGAAAGCCTCGAACTACCTGCTACTGCAGCATGTGGGGCCCAAGTTCCTGCGCTTCGCGCGGGAGGCGACGCCCATTGTCACCGGGCCGGAGACTCCTTTCGTCTTTGGCAAGGCCAACGTCATCCGGCTGCGGCGCGAGGCGAATCAGTTTGCCGACGCCTTCGAGACCGTTCTGGCGAGCGACTACCCCGACGAGCAGGAGGACCTTTCCATCGTGGCCTGCGGACCCATGGTGCCGGAGGCCATGCGCGCCGCGTACATTCTCAAACGGGAGTTCGGCTACGAGACGCGGGTGATCAACCTGCACACGCTGAAGCCGATCGATGAAGCCGCCCTGGTGCGCGCGGCGCGCGAGACCGGGATTGTCCTTACCGCCGAAGAGCACCAGATCGGCGCTCTGGCGTGGCGGGTCAGCGGCATCCTGACGGAACGCGCGGACCTGTATGGCCTGCCGGTGCTCACCGGAGCCATAGGGGTGAAGGACCGCTTCGGCGAATCGGGCGCTCCCTGGGAACTGATCAAAGAGTTCGAGGTCAGCGCCGAGCACATCGCCCACAAGGCGGCCGAGCTCATGCGCATCAAGAGAGCGCACGCCTGCGAGGAACATCTGGCGGCGGTACGATAG
- a CDS encoding YebC/PmpR family DNA-binding transcriptional regulator: MSGHSKWATIKHKKSAADARRGKIFTRLIREITMAAKSGGDPDKNPRLRTAIAAAKAENMPADNIKRAIQRGTGELPGAVYEEFQLEGYGPGGVAILAEISSDNRNRTVSEIRHVFSKNGGNMSEAGSVAWMFHKKGYIVVPKSAASEDELMNIILEAGGEDLRDDGSNWEVITDPASYEAVLEAVKKAGLEVAVSEIAMLPQNYVKLEGAAAQQMIRLVEALEEHDDVQHVYSNFDVDETQLEQVAS; encoded by the coding sequence ATGTCCGGCCATTCCAAATGGGCCACAATTAAGCACAAGAAGAGCGCGGCGGACGCCCGGCGCGGCAAGATCTTTACCCGCCTGATTCGCGAGATCACCATGGCGGCCAAGTCGGGCGGCGACCCGGACAAGAACCCGCGCCTGCGCACCGCCATCGCCGCCGCCAAGGCGGAGAACATGCCGGCGGACAACATCAAGCGCGCCATCCAGCGCGGCACCGGCGAATTGCCCGGCGCCGTCTATGAGGAGTTCCAGCTCGAAGGCTACGGCCCAGGCGGCGTCGCCATCCTGGCGGAAATCTCTTCCGACAACCGTAACCGCACGGTAAGCGAGATCCGGCATGTCTTCAGCAAGAACGGCGGCAACATGAGCGAAGCCGGTTCCGTGGCCTGGATGTTCCACAAGAAGGGCTACATCGTTGTGCCCAAGTCAGCGGCTTCGGAAGATGAGCTGATGAACATCATCCTGGAAGCGGGCGGAGAAGACCTGCGCGACGACGGCTCCAACTGGGAAGTGATTACCGACCCCGCAAGCTACGAGGCCGTGCTCGAAGCGGTGAAAAAGGCGGGGCTCGAAGTGGCCGTGTCGGAGATCGCCATGCTGCCGCAGAACTACGTCAAGCTCGAGGGCGCCGCGGCCCAGCAGATGATCCGTCTGGTCGAAGCGCTGGAGGAGCACGACGACGTCCAGCACGTCTACTCCAACTTCGACGTGGACGAAACCCAGCTCGAACAGGTTGCGAGCTGA
- a CDS encoding Spy/CpxP family protein refolding chaperone, which produces MKLASVLIGLALAAPLMAAQQGPSPAAKPAPAATPAPEWHPRARTPAPPEPPGQPHPHGLGKWWKDSKVAAELQLSEAQIKQIEQTFLEHRLKLIDLRANLEREETKLQPLIEADQPDEAQVGAQVDRLVAARGQLEKANTMMMLAIRKVLTVEQWKKLQSIKGERDRVFFFHAAPAPAVMSLPPGEMEFEEPL; this is translated from the coding sequence ATGAAACTCGCGTCAGTCCTGATCGGCCTCGCTCTAGCGGCACCCCTGATGGCCGCCCAACAAGGACCTTCCCCGGCTGCCAAACCGGCTCCGGCCGCGACTCCGGCCCCGGAGTGGCATCCGCGAGCGCGTACTCCGGCACCGCCGGAGCCGCCGGGTCAGCCGCATCCCCACGGTCTGGGCAAGTGGTGGAAGGACTCGAAGGTCGCCGCCGAGCTGCAGCTCAGCGAGGCGCAGATCAAGCAGATCGAGCAGACGTTCCTGGAGCACCGGCTGAAGCTGATCGACCTGCGGGCCAACCTGGAGCGCGAAGAGACCAAGCTCCAGCCCCTGATAGAGGCCGATCAGCCTGATGAGGCGCAGGTAGGCGCACAGGTCGATCGTCTGGTGGCCGCACGCGGCCAACTGGAAAAAGCCAATACCATGATGATGCTCGCCATCCGCAAGGTGCTGACGGTGGAGCAGTGGAAGAAGCTGCAATCCATCAAGGGCGAGCGCGACCGCGTGTTCTTCTTCCACGCCGCCCCGGCCCCAGCGGTCATGTCCCTGCCTCCGGGCGAGATGGAATTCGAGGAACCGCTCTAG
- a CDS encoding AI-2E family transporter, which yields MLPSLLLDGLTLRGVYNRSTIRSTTVNEFEQHVRTAATGLWRWFVAQTLDAVLVGLLWLAGLLALGVPWAPLWAVLAAVLQYIPHLGPVLGLIGPALAAGWSSGWEGAAHVLILYAGIVVVDGLLLQPYLLKRTARVPIWASILAPIVLGILIPFWGVLLAPPLLAVVYTFRSRARQGQPLR from the coding sequence ATGCTTCCGTCACTGCTATTGGACGGATTGACGCTCCGAGGGGTTTACAACCGGAGCACAATAAGGAGTACCACGGTGAACGAGTTCGAACAGCACGTGCGCACTGCCGCCACTGGCCTGTGGCGTTGGTTCGTAGCCCAGACCCTGGACGCGGTCTTGGTTGGCCTGCTGTGGCTGGCCGGACTCCTGGCTCTGGGTGTGCCTTGGGCGCCGCTGTGGGCGGTGCTGGCCGCAGTACTCCAGTACATTCCGCATCTCGGCCCGGTACTCGGACTGATCGGCCCGGCGCTGGCGGCCGGCTGGAGTTCCGGCTGGGAAGGGGCGGCCCACGTCCTGATTCTCTATGCCGGTATCGTCGTCGTAGACGGCCTGCTGCTTCAGCCCTACCTGCTCAAGCGTACGGCCAGGGTGCCCATCTGGGCCTCGATTCTCGCGCCCATTGTTCTGGGCATCCTGATTCCCTTCTGGGGAGTGCTGCTGGCGCCGCCGCTGCTGGCTGTGGTCTATACGTTTCGGTCAAGAGCCAGGCAAGGACAACCGCTGCGGTGA
- a CDS encoding sigma-70 family RNA polymerase sigma factor codes for MAILERALTTAGLARVAQGIAPEEFDAIVRQHQQRIYRILLALLRDPDEADTLTQECFLRAYRKRGSFRGEAAVGTWLVRIALNLAHEQRRSPRVAFWRRLFHRDREELHRVERAVAAHEPSPEQQASARQEAAAVWQVVATLSPRQRAIFVLRYAEEMTLNEIAQAMDLEVGTVKVHLSRALAAVRLRLGERRQT; via the coding sequence GTGGCCATCTTGGAGAGGGCGCTGACAACGGCGGGGCTGGCGCGGGTGGCGCAAGGCATTGCGCCGGAGGAGTTCGACGCCATCGTCCGGCAGCATCAGCAGCGTATCTATCGCATCCTGCTCGCACTGCTGCGCGATCCGGACGAGGCCGACACCCTTACCCAGGAATGCTTCCTGCGTGCCTACCGCAAGCGAGGCAGCTTCCGCGGCGAGGCGGCAGTAGGGACATGGCTGGTGCGCATCGCCCTGAATCTGGCCCACGAGCAGCGCCGCAGTCCACGGGTGGCGTTCTGGCGGCGGTTGTTCCATCGCGACCGGGAAGAATTGCACAGGGTGGAACGAGCGGTAGCAGCCCACGAGCCATCGCCCGAGCAGCAAGCGTCGGCACGGCAGGAGGCGGCGGCCGTCTGGCAAGTGGTGGCAACGCTCTCCCCGCGGCAGCGGGCCATCTTCGTCCTTCGCTACGCGGAAGAGATGACGCTGAATGAGATCGCCCAGGCCATGGACCTCGAGGTCGGTACGGTCAAGGTGCATCTGTCGCGTGCGCTGGCCGCGGTGCGGCTGCGCCTGGGTGAAAGGAGGCAGACGTGA
- the purQ gene encoding phosphoribosylformylglycinamidine synthase subunit PurQ, which yields MKFGVVVFPGSNCEHDAWYAVGAVARQPVTYLWHDSADLENCDAIIIPGGFAFGDYLRTGAIARFSPVMESVARFARGGGIVLGICNGFQILCEAGLLPGALMRNVGLRYICRQVHLRVENADTPFTNACRKGEVLQIPIGHMDGNYFCDPQTLDALRRDDRILFRYSTPEGEVTPAANPNGSLDNIAGICSEGRNVCGMMPHPDRSSELRLGSADGLKIFQSMVAAMATK from the coding sequence ATGAAGTTCGGCGTGGTGGTCTTCCCCGGCTCGAACTGCGAGCACGATGCCTGGTACGCCGTGGGGGCGGTCGCCCGGCAACCGGTCACCTACCTTTGGCACGACTCGGCCGATCTCGAGAACTGCGACGCCATCATCATCCCGGGCGGGTTCGCCTTCGGTGACTACCTGCGCACCGGGGCCATCGCAAGGTTCTCGCCGGTGATGGAGTCGGTGGCTCGCTTTGCCCGCGGCGGCGGCATCGTCCTGGGCATCTGCAACGGCTTCCAGATCCTGTGCGAAGCCGGCCTGCTACCGGGCGCACTGATGCGCAACGTAGGGTTGCGCTACATCTGCCGCCAGGTTCACCTGCGGGTGGAGAACGCGGACACGCCCTTCACCAATGCTTGCCGCAAGGGCGAGGTTTTGCAGATCCCCATCGGGCACATGGATGGGAACTACTTCTGCGATCCGCAGACGCTGGACGCCCTGCGGCGTGACGACCGCATCCTATTCCGTTACTCGACGCCGGAGGGCGAGGTCACGCCGGCCGCCAATCCCAACGGCTCGCTGGACAATATCGCCGGCATCTGCAGCGAGGGGCGCAACGTCTGCGGCATGATGCCCCACCCCGACCGCTCCAGCGAACTCCGGTTGGGTTCAGCCGACGGACTGAAGATCTTTCAGTCCATGGTCGCCGCCATGGCGACCAAGTAG
- a CDS encoding acyloxyacyl hydrolase, producing the protein MKPLICLCLLLAGTLALAQDASLALATKGTWELGPWVGGGTSVPGGVEDTGFFNAGFRVGRVMTGQRGPGFLRGNLEIVGEFIPAYVVFQRTTVYGFGLTPGLFKWNFTSKRRVVPYFEAGGGLLFTRTSVPEFTSTVNFTPQAAFGLQFFTREKRAWSVAARYVHISNAGLESPNPGINSVQFTLGYSWFK; encoded by the coding sequence ATGAAACCACTCATCTGCCTCTGCCTGCTGCTCGCCGGTACCCTCGCTCTCGCTCAAGACGCTTCCTTGGCTCTGGCTACCAAAGGCACCTGGGAGCTCGGACCCTGGGTCGGGGGCGGCACCAGCGTCCCCGGCGGCGTGGAGGATACGGGCTTTTTCAACGCCGGCTTCCGCGTGGGCCGCGTTATGACCGGCCAACGCGGCCCCGGCTTCCTGCGCGGCAATCTGGAAATTGTGGGTGAATTTATTCCCGCTTACGTGGTGTTCCAGCGCACCACTGTCTACGGCTTTGGCCTTACGCCGGGCCTCTTCAAGTGGAACTTCACCAGCAAGCGCCGCGTCGTCCCCTATTTCGAAGCCGGTGGAGGCCTTCTGTTCACGCGCACCTCGGTCCCAGAGTTCACCAGCACCGTGAACTTCACCCCCCAGGCCGCCTTCGGCCTTCAGTTCTTCACCCGCGAAAAGCGCGCCTGGAGCGTGGCCGCTCGTTACGTCCACATCTCCAACGCCGGCCTGGAGTCGCCCAACCCGGGTATCAACAGCGTCCAGTTCACCCTGGGCTACTCTTGGTTCAAGTAG
- a CDS encoding D-glycerate dehydrogenase, producing MSDHPRFRVFATCHIGEDAENLLRQRGYQLEVYPSPEAPPKLLILEKVRSGIDGLITTLRDPIDAEVFAAGAGTLKVVAQDAVGFDNIDRAAANRHKIPFTHTADVLTEATAEFAFFILASVARKLWVSEHLVRENKWRSWHPFLPFLGDEVTGKTLAVIGTGRIGLALIKKASGFDMNMLCYDPVYQNHAFVESIQELMDLRHARGLQKEKTWIRYVTLEEALREADYISLHVPLLREGESETPTYHLVNERTLRLMKPTAYLVNTSRGPVVDERALARALKERWIAGAALDVFEKEPLPPDSPLRDPEIWDRCRIFHHFASGARITRLSTDPDKGMAGRCIQGLIDVLEGNYGGDVTRMPYVVNKEAFAK from the coding sequence ATGAGCGACCACCCCCGCTTCCGTGTGTTTGCCACCTGCCACATCGGCGAGGACGCCGAGAACCTGCTGCGCCAGCGCGGCTACCAGCTCGAGGTCTATCCCAGCCCGGAGGCGCCGCCGAAATTGCTGATCCTGGAAAAAGTGCGCTCCGGCATCGACGGCCTCATCACCACGCTGCGCGACCCGATTGATGCGGAAGTGTTCGCGGCGGGTGCGGGCACGCTCAAGGTGGTGGCGCAGGACGCCGTCGGCTTCGACAACATCGACCGCGCCGCCGCCAACCGCCACAAGATCCCCTTTACGCACACGGCGGATGTACTGACCGAGGCCACGGCCGAGTTCGCTTTCTTCATCCTTGCCTCGGTAGCGCGGAAGCTGTGGGTGAGCGAGCACCTGGTGCGCGAAAACAAGTGGCGCTCGTGGCATCCCTTCCTGCCGTTCCTCGGCGATGAAGTGACCGGCAAGACGCTGGCCGTCATCGGCACGGGGCGCATCGGGCTGGCGCTGATCAAGAAGGCCTCCGGTTTTGACATGAACATGCTGTGCTACGACCCCGTGTACCAGAACCATGCCTTCGTCGAATCCATCCAGGAGTTGATGGATCTGCGGCACGCGCGCGGCCTGCAGAAGGAGAAGACCTGGATCAGGTATGTGACGCTGGAGGAGGCGCTGCGCGAGGCCGATTACATCAGCCTGCACGTGCCGCTGCTGCGGGAAGGGGAGAGCGAGACGCCCACCTATCACCTGGTAAACGAGCGAACGTTGCGCCTGATGAAGCCGACGGCCTACCTGGTGAATACCTCGCGTGGGCCGGTGGTAGATGAGAGGGCACTGGCGCGCGCGCTCAAGGAGCGTTGGATTGCCGGGGCGGCTCTTGACGTGTTCGAGAAGGAGCCTCTGCCGCCGGATTCGCCCCTGCGCGACCCCGAGATCTGGGACCGCTGCCGCATCTTCCACCACTTCGCGTCCGGCGCCCGCATCACGCGGCTCTCCACCGACCCCGATAAGGGCATGGCCGGCCGCTGCATTCAAGGGTTGATCGACGTCTTGGAAGGGAACTATGGCGGCGACGTCACCCGGATGCCGTACGTGGTGAACAAGGAAGCGTTCGCGAAGTAG
- the ftcD gene encoding glutamate formimidoyltransferase, with amino-acid sequence MSTLVECVPNFSEGRDRAKVDAIVEAMKTPGVYLLDREMDADHNRCVITLVGERDAIAEAAIRGVGKAAELIDLNQHRGEHPRLGAADVVPFIPIEGVSLEDCVALARHVGQEIWKRYQIPVYLYEAAATTPERVNLENIRRGQFEGVREEIATNPARRPDFGEPRLHPTAGATVVGARKFLIAYNIYLNTSDVEVAKKVAKAVRFSSGGLRYVKAAGFLVRNLAQVSMNLTDFEQTPIARVFEFVRREAARYGVLPVSSEIVGLIPKRALENAAEWFLQIGNFDSFLILENRLNAVMGGKLAVGGLRAGVEPFVEQLAAPTATPGGGSAAAAAGAMAAALAHMVAAMSRGKKANAQHEARLSDAIARLGRLREELKAAIDADADSYNQVRKAYQAAKSASNGDALIVPALKGATNVPLEVARRAREVAGLVSELGPITNPNMASDLTTAAALARAALEGALANVEINLQSLAEKDAAFTAETRQAMASLRS; translated from the coding sequence ATGTCGACGCTGGTCGAGTGCGTGCCCAACTTCTCCGAAGGCCGCGACCGGGCCAAGGTGGATGCCATTGTCGAAGCCATGAAAACACCCGGCGTCTACCTGCTCGATCGCGAGATGGACGCCGACCATAACCGCTGTGTCATCACCCTGGTGGGCGAGCGCGATGCCATCGCGGAGGCCGCCATCCGCGGCGTGGGCAAGGCGGCCGAACTCATCGACCTGAACCAGCATCGCGGCGAGCATCCCCGCCTGGGCGCAGCGGACGTGGTGCCGTTCATCCCCATCGAGGGTGTGTCCCTGGAGGACTGCGTTGCCCTCGCGCGCCACGTGGGCCAGGAAATCTGGAAGCGTTATCAAATCCCTGTGTATCTCTACGAAGCCGCCGCGACTACTCCTGAACGCGTCAATCTGGAGAACATCCGTCGTGGGCAATTCGAAGGGGTGCGCGAGGAGATTGCAACCAACCCCGCCCGCCGCCCCGACTTCGGCGAGCCGCGCCTGCATCCCACCGCCGGCGCCACCGTGGTAGGAGCCCGCAAGTTCCTCATTGCCTACAACATCTACCTCAATACTTCGGACGTCGAGGTGGCGAAGAAAGTTGCCAAGGCAGTGCGCTTCTCCAGCGGCGGCCTGCGCTATGTGAAGGCGGCGGGATTCCTGGTACGCAACCTGGCCCAGGTGTCCATGAACCTTACCGACTTCGAGCAGACGCCCATTGCGCGCGTATTCGAATTCGTGCGCCGCGAAGCCGCTCGTTACGGCGTCCTGCCGGTCTCCAGCGAAATCGTCGGCCTCATCCCCAAGCGGGCGCTGGAGAATGCCGCCGAATGGTTCCTGCAGATCGGCAACTTCGATTCCTTTCTCATCCTGGAAAACCGTTTGAACGCAGTGATGGGAGGCAAGCTGGCGGTCGGAGGCCTGCGCGCCGGAGTCGAGCCCTTCGTCGAGCAACTCGCCGCGCCCACGGCTACGCCCGGCGGGGGAAGCGCCGCCGCCGCGGCCGGAGCCATGGCCGCGGCCCTCGCCCACATGGTCGCCGCCATGTCCCGCGGCAAGAAGGCCAACGCGCAGCATGAGGCCCGCCTCAGCGACGCCATCGCCCGTCTCGGCCGCCTGCGCGAGGAACTCAAAGCCGCCATCGACGCCGACGCCGACTCCTACAACCAGGTGAGGAAGGCTTACCAGGCGGCCAAGTCCGCTTCCAACGGCGATGCGCTGATCGTTCCGGCACTCAAGGGCGCTACCAACGTTCCACTCGAAGTCGCTCGCCGGGCAAGGGAAGTGGCCGGTCTCGTCTCCGAACTAGGCCCAATCACCAATCCCAACATGGCGTCGGACCTGACCACCGCCGCTGCGCTGGCTCGCGCCGCCCTTGAAGGCGCGCTGGCCAACGTGGAGATCAATTTGCAGTCTCTGGCGGAGAAGGACGCTGCCTTCACTGCCGAGACCCGGCAAGCGATGGCGTCTCTGCGCTCCTGA